Proteins from one Bos taurus isolate L1 Dominette 01449 registration number 42190680 breed Hereford chromosome 7, ARS-UCD2.0, whole genome shotgun sequence genomic window:
- the PDLIM4 gene encoding PDZ and LIM domain protein 4, giving the protein MPHSVTLRGPSPWGFRLVGGRDFSVPLTISRVHAGSKAALAALCPGDLIQAINGESTELMTHLEAQNRIKGCRDHLTLSVSRPEGRSWPSTPEDNKAQAHRIHIDSEAQDGSPLTSRRPSATGLGPEDGRPGLGSPYGQSPRLPVPHNGSNSEATLLAQMGALHVSPPHSTDPARGLPRSRDCGVDLGSEVYRMLREPAEPAAAEPKQSGSFRYLQGMLEAGEGGERPGPGGPRNLKPTASKLGAPLSGLQGLPECTRCGHGIVGTIVKARDKLYHPECFMCSDCGLNLKQRGYFFLDERLYCESHAKARVKPPEGYDVVAVYPNAKVELV; this is encoded by the exons GTCCATGCTGGTAGCAAGGCTGCCCtggctgccctgtgccctggagacctGATCCAGGCCATCAATGGTGAGAGTACAGAGCTCATGACACACCTGGAAGCTCAGAACCGCATCAAGGGCTGCCGTGACCACCTCACGCTGTCTGTGAGCAG GCCTGAAGGCAGGAGCTGGCCCAGTACCCCAGAGGACAACAAGGCTCAGGCACACAGGATCCACATCGACTCCGAGGCCCAG GATGGCAGTCCACTGACAAGCAGGCGGCCCTCAGCCACCGGCCTTGGGCCAGAAGACGGCAGGCCAGGCTTGGGATCTCCTTACGGGCAGTCACCTCGCCTCCCAGTCCCTCACAATGGCAGCAACAGTGAGGCTACTTTACTGGCCCAGATGGGTGCCCTGCACGTGTCTCCACCCCACAG CACTGACCCAGCCAGAGGCCTTCCGAGAAGTCGCGACTGCGGAGTCGACCTGGGCTCAGAGGTGTACAGGATGCTTCGGGAGCCAGCCGAGCCTGCAGCTGCGGAGCCCAAGCAGTCAGGCTCCTTCCGCTATTTGCAGGGCATGCTGGAGGCGGGCGAGGGCG GGGAACGGCCCGGGCCTGGCGGTCCTCGGAACCTCAAGCCCACGGCCAGCAAGCTAGGCGCTCCGCTGAGTGGCCTGCAGGGGCTGCCCGAATGCACGCGCTGCGGCCACGGCATCGT GGGCACTATCGTCAAGGCGCGGGACAAACTCTACCACCCCGAGTGCTTCATGTGCAGCGACTGCGGCCTGAACCTCAAACAGCGCGGTTACTTCTTTCTGGACGAGCGGCTCTACTGCGAGAGCCACGCCAAGGCGCGCGTCAAGCCTCCCGAGGGCTACGACGTGGTGGCGGTGTACCCTAATGCCAAGGTGGAACTCGTCTGA